The following nucleotide sequence is from Vicinamibacteria bacterium.
GGCGAGCCCCGAGGCCGACGCTCGCCCACGGCGTGCTCCTCGGCCATCCCGCGCGCGGGCTCCCGGATCCAAAGCGCTGCCACCGCGCATAAAAGCCCCGGCACCGCCGCCACGTAGAACGTCGCCCGCCATCCCCAATTGTGCGCGATCCACCCGCCTAGGCCGTTGGCCAGGCCGAGCCCGACCGGGAGTCCGAGCATCCAGATCGCCACCGCGCGGGCGCGCCGTGTCCCCGGGAACAGGTCGCCGATGAGTGATGTGGACGCCGGCGAGCACGTCGCCTCGCCGACGCCCACGCCGAGACGCGCCACGACCATCTGCGCGAAGCTGCGTGCGCAGCCGGAGACGGCGGTCAACGCGCTCCAGACAAAGACGCCGGCGCTCAGGATGCGCCTGCGTTCCCTTCGGTCCGCGAGCCGGCCGAGGGGCACGCCCACGACGGCGTACAGCAGCGTGAACACCGTCCCGAGTAGACCGAGCGCGGTGTCGCTGAGGGCCCATTCCCTGCGCACCTCCTCCCCCACGGCGCCCAGGATCTGGCGGTCGAAGAAGTTCATCAGGTTGATCGCGAATAGCACCGCGAGCGCATACGTGGCGCCGCTGTGCGCGCCCGTGACTCGTGCGGCGGGTGTTGCAGGCGCCGGCTTGTCCAAGGAGAACCGGCCGATAGTAACACGGCCGCCCGAGCTTTCCCGAGCAGTAAAGCATTGACACCGAGCCCGGACCGCCGTATAAGCGCTCACTGATGCCCGCGATCAAAGAGCTCTTCGACCTGTCCGGCCGCACGGCCATCGTCACCGGAGGCTCGCGGGGCTTGGGCCGAGAGATGGCCGAAGGCTTGGCCGAAGCCGGTGCCGCGCTGATGCTGTGCGCCCGGCGAGAGGAGTGGCTCACGCCGACCGTACAGGACATGCGGGCGCACGGCTTCCGCGTCGAGGGGCTGGTCGCGGACGTTTCCAGGCCCTCCGACGTACAAGGGGTCGTCGACGGCGCCGTCGCCGCTTTCGGAAAGATCGACATCCTGATCAACAACGCCGGCGTGACCTGGGGTGAAGAGCCGGAAGCCATGCCCCTCGAGAAATGGCAGAGGGTCATCGACGTGAACCTGACCGGCGCCTTCCTGTTCTCGCAGTCGGCCGGGCGCGAGATGTTGAAGCGGCGGTACGGCCGTATCGTCAACGTCGCGTCGCTCGCGGGGCTGCGCTCGTCGGTCCACGGTCCGCACTACGCGGCCTACGCGGCGAGCAAGGCCGGGCTCATGGGGTTGACGCGCGAGCTGGCGGCTTCCTGGGGCAGGCAGGGCATCCGCGTCAACGCGATCGCGCCCGGCTTCTTCCACTCCCGGATGGCGGATCCGGCGATCCCCATGGCGGAGCCCGACATCAAGGCGAACAGCCCGATCCCGCGGGTGGGAGATGCGGGAGAGCTGAAAGGCGTCACGGTCTTTCTCGCCGCGGATGCCTCGAACTACGTCACCGGCCAGGTCATCGCTGTCGATGGCGGCCGCTCGATCGTCTGAAGACAGTCCAAGAAGACCATGGTCTGGAAGAGCCCCTACGCCGACGCCAACATCCCCGAAGCTCCGCTCACGAGCGTGGTGCTGGAGCGCGCGACTGCGTTGGGCGACAAACCTGCGCTGGTGTGTGGGGTAACCGGCCGCCGCATCACCTACGCCGAGCTCATCGAAGGAGTGCGGCGCGTTGCGCGGGGCCTAGCCGATCGTGGCTTCGGGCCCGGCGACGTTCTCGGCCTCTACAGCCCCAACCTGCCCGAGTATGCCTTGGCCGTCTTCGGCGTGGCAAGACTGGGCGGCATCGTTACCACCGTGAACCCGCTCTACACCGTGGACGAATTGGTCCACCAGCTCGAGGACGCCCGCGCCCGAGTCCTCGTCACCGCCCCCCCGTTCCTGGAGAAGGCGCGCGCGGCCGCTTCCCGCACCGGCGTCAAGGAGGTCTTCGTCTTCGGCGAGGCCGACGGCGCGCTCCCCTTCGCCTCACTGTTTCGAAGCGTCGGTGAGCCGCCCGCGGTCGAGATCGCCCCTCGCGAGGACGTCGCCGTCCTCCCGTACTCGAGCGGCACGACCGGCCGGTCCAAGGGCGTGATGCTGACGCACCACAACCTGGTCTCCAACATCTTCCAGTGCGTCGGCATGGACGACATCCGCGAGGACGACGTCGTGATCGCTGTGCTGCCGTTCTTCCACATCTACGGTCTCTCCGTCCTGTTGAACATGACGCTCCATCACGGCTGCACCCTGGTGACGCTACCCCGTTTCGAGCTGGAGCCGTTCGTCAAGGCGCTGGAGGACCACAAAGTCACGCGCGCCTACGTCGTGCCACCGATCATCCTGGGCCTGGCCAAGCACCCGGTGGTGGACACGTTCGACCTGCGCAGCCTGCGCTGCATCAACTCTGGCGCCGCGCCGCTCGGAGCGGAGGTCCAGGGCGCGCTGGCCAGGCGCCTCCGCTGCATCGTCAAGCAGGGCTACGGGCTCACGGAGACGAGCCCGGTCACGCACACGAACCCCGATGACGGCGTGCGGTTGGGAGCGTCGGGTCTGCTCATCCGGAACACCGAGTGCCGGATCGTGGATCCGGGCTCCGGCGCGGACCTGGGGACGGGCGAGCACGGCGAGCTTTGGGTGCGGGGACCGCAGGTGATGAAGGGCTACCTGAACGACCCGAGTGCCACGCGCGCATCGATCACGCCCGAAGGGTGGCTCCGGACGGGCGACATCGGCTATGTCGACGCCGACGGATTCCTGTTCGTGGTGGACCGGCTCAAGGAGCTGATCAAGTACAAGGGGATGCAGGTGCCGCCGGCAGAGTTAGAGGCGCTACTCCTGACGCACCCCGCGGTGGCGGATGCGGCCGTGATCGGCAGCCCAGACTCGGAAGCGGGCGAGGTGCCGAAGGCCTTCGTGGTCCTGAAGGGCGAGGCCACGCCGGATGAGCTGATGGCGTTCGTCGCGGAACGCGTCGCTCCCCACAAGAAGATCCGCCTGCTCGAGATCGCGGAGCAGATCCCCAAGTCGCCGGCGGGCAAGATCCTGCGGCGGCTGCTCGTGGAACGGGAGCGCTTGCTGAATTCGCCCCCGGACGCCTCGCGGCCCTAGCCCGGGTCTCGGTCCCGGCGCAGCTCCAGCTTGGCGATCGCCTCCCGGTGCACCTCGTCGGGCCCATCCGCGAGACGAACCGTCCGCGCGTGCGCCCAGGCCGACGCGAGGCCGAAATCGTCGCTGACGCCCGCGCCCCCGTGGGCCTGGATGGCGCGGTCGATCACGCGAAGTGCGGCGCGCGGCACCACGACCTTGATCATCGCGATCTCGCCGCGAGCGGCCTTGTTGCCCGCGCTGTCCATCAGGTAGGCCGCCTTGAGCGTCAGGAGGCGCGCCTGCTCGATGTCCATTCGCGACTCCGCGATGTCGGCCCGGATCGTCCCCTGCTCGGCCAGGGACTTGCCGAAGGCGTGACGGGAGGCGACCCGCCGGCACATGGCGGCCAGCGCGCGCTCCGCCATGCCGATCAGGCGCATGCAGTGGTGGACGCGGCCCGGCCCCAGGCGTCCCTGCGCGATCTCGAAGCCGCGGCCCTCGCCGAGCAGCAGGTTCGACGCCGGGACGCGCACGTTCTCGAATGTCATCTCCGCGTGCCCGTGCGGCGCGTCGTCGTACCCAAAGACGGGCAGCATGCGATTGACGGTGACGCCGGGGGCGTCCATGGGGACGAGGATCATCGACTGCTGCTGATGGCGCGGAGCATCCTCGTCCGTCTTGCCCATGAAGATCGCCACCTTGCAGCGCGGATCGCCCGCGCCGGAGATCCACCACTTGCGGCCATTGATCCGGTAGCCACCGCCGTCCTTGACGATGCGGGACCGGATGTTCGTCGCGTCAGAAGAGGCGACGTCCGGCTCCGTCATGGCGAAGCACGACCGGATCTCGCCCGCGAGCAGCGGCTCCAGCCAACGCTTCCGTTGCTCCGCCGTCCCGTAGCGGACCAGCACCTCCATGTTGCCGGTGTCGGGGGCCGAGCAGTTGAACACCTCGGGCGCAAGGGGAAGGGCCCGGCCCATAATCTCGCACAGCGGCGCGTACTCGGCGTTCGTGAGCCCGGCCCCGTACTCGCTCTCGGCTAGGAACAGGTTCCACAAGCCGGCCCCGCGTGCCCTGGCCTTCAGCTCCTCGACGATGGGGGCCGGCTGCCAGCGGTCGCCCTCGGCCACCTGTCGGGCAAAGGTGGCTTCGTTCGGATGAACGTGCTCGTCCATGAACCGGACCAGCCGCACCTCGAGGTCCTGCACCTTTGTCGAACGCGCGAAAGGACTTTGCTCTGCGGTCAAGTTGCTGGCATGATAACGCGAGTTGCCTCGATTGTCTCAGGTGAGAGCCCATGTCTAACCTCGTGCGCTACGAGCCAACGCAGAGGGTCGCCGTCCTCACCGTCGACAACCCCCCCGTGAACGCGCTCGGACCCGGAGTGCTGGCCGCCATCGAGGAGGCCGTCGCCCGCGGCCTCTGCGACCCCCTGGTCGACGCCCTGGTCCTGATCGGGGCCGGCCAGACCTTCGTGGCCGGCGCCGACATCAACATGTTCAAGACGATCAAGAGCCGCGAGGAGTCGATCGAGAGGTCGCAGCAGACCCACGCACGACTGTTGCGCCTCGAGGACGCCAGGAAGCCGGTGGTGGCTGCCATCCACGGCAGTGCGCTCGGCGGCGGGCTGGAGCTGGCCATGGCCTGCCACTACCGGGTCGCGACGGCGGACGCGAAGCTCGGACAGCCTGAGGTGACCCTCGGCATCATCCCCGGTGCGGGCGGCACGCAACGCCTCCCCCGGCTCGCCGGCGCCGCCATGGCGCTGGAGATGTGCACGGAGGGCAAGCCGGTTCCCGCGGCGCGGGCGCAGACGAGCGGGATCGTCGACCGCGTCGTGAGCGGAGATCTCCGGGAAGCGGCCATTGCTTTCGCCGGCGAGCGCGCGGGCGAAGTTCGACCAACGCGCGAGCGGACCGCGAAGATCGCGGACCGCGCCGCGGGGCTCGCCGCCTGCCTGGCCGTCCGGACGGCGCTGGGCAAGACCCCGCGCGGCGCGCGGGCGCCGCTCGTGGCCGTCGACGCGATCGAGGCTGCCTTGACCCTGGACTTCGACGCTGGCTGCGCCCGCGAGCGGGAGCTCTTCGCGGACTGCGTCCTGTCCACCCAGTCGCGCGCGCTCGTGCATCTCTTCTTCGCCGAGCGAGAAGGCGGCAAGGTTCCCGATGTACCGAGAGAGACGAAGGCTCGCGAGATCCAGCGGGCGGGCGTGGTCGGCGCGGGCACCATGGGGGGCGGGATCGCGATGTCCTACGCGAACGCGGGGATTCCCGTGCTGCTCAAGGAGGTCGACGAGACCGCGCTGCAGCGCGGCCTCGCCACCATCCGCAGGAACTACGAGGCGTCGGTCGCCAAGGGAAGAATGAGCGCCGAACAGCTCGAGCGAACGCTCAACCTCATTAGCCCGACGACGACCTACGCCGGCTTCGACGGCGCCGACGTCGTGGTGGAGGCGGTCTTCGAGAACATGGACTTGAAGAAGGGGACGCTGACCGAGCTCGGGCGGGTGACGCGGCCCGATTGCGTGCTGGCATCCAACACCTCGACCCTCGACATCGACGAGCTGGCGCGCGCGAGCGGCCGGCCGGCACAGGTGATTGGCCATCACTTCTTCAGCCCCGCCAACGTGATGAAGCTGCTCGAGATCGTGCGGGGCCGCGAAACGAGCCGCGAGGTGATCGCCACCTCCCTGAAGCTGGCCAAGCGCCTCGGCAAGGTCGGCGTGGTGGTCGGCAACTGTTTCGGATTCGTCGCCAACCGGATGCTCGCCTACTACCTGCGCGAGGCGAACCTGCTGCTAGAGGAAGGGGCGAGCGTGCCCCAGATCGATGGCGCCCTCACCGATTTCGGGATGCCGGTCGGCCCCTTTGGCATGCAGGACATCGCGGGCATCGACGTGGGGGCGCGGATCCGCCAGCACTTGAAGTCCATGGGCATGACAAGGGCAGAGGGCCCGCAGTCGGAGGTGCCGGACCGGCTGTACGAGATGGGCCGTTACGGACAGAAGACGGGGGCTGGCTGGTACCGCTACGAGCCGGGCAAGCGTACCCCGATCCCGGACCCGCTCGTCGATCAGCTGGCCGGAGAGGCCGCGCGGAAGCGGGGGATCACGCGCCGCCGCATCTCGGACGAGGAGATCGTCGCGCGTATCATGACCGCGCTCGCGAACGAGGGCGCGCGAGCTCTCGAGGACGGGTACGCGACACGCGCCGGCGACATCGACGTCATCTACTGCTACGGCTTCGGCTTCCCGCGCTACCGTGGGGGGCCGATGTTCTACGCCGACACCGTCGGCCTGCCCGCCGTGCTGGGCAGGGTCAAAGAGTACCGCGACCGCCTCGGCGACCACTGGGCGCCCGCGCCGCTTCTCGAGCGGCTGGCCGCGGCCGGTCGCGGCTTCTACACCGAGGCCTCCTGATCGAGATCGAAAGCGTCGTCTCCCTGCGCGAGCGCCTCGGCCAGGAGGTGGCGGTCAGCGACTGGGTCGACGTGACACAGGAGCGGATCGACCAGTTCGCGGCCGCCACCGAGGATCGCCAGTGGATCCACGTCGACCGGGCGCGGGCCGCACGCGAGCTGCCGTCGAAGACGACCATCGCCCACGGCTTCTTGACCTTGTCGCTCCTGAGCGCGCTGGCGAGGCGCGCGATGGGGTTCCCCGGCCTGATCATGGCCGTCAACTATGGAGTGAACCGCGTGCGCTTCGTGTCTCCCGTCCCCGCGGGGTCGCGCGTCCGGGCCCGTTTCTCACCCATGACCGTACTCGACGTGGCGGGCGGCGGCGTGCAGGTCGCCTGGAAGGTCGTGGTCGAGAGCGAGGGAGGCGACAAGCCTTGCGCAGTGGCCGAGTGGCTGGTCCGCTACCATGAACGGCCTGCCGCTTCCTGACACGAGCCCCGTGCGGGGCGGCGAGGGGCTGGACTGGGCGCGCCTCCGGGCCTACCTGCGTGAGCACCTCGACCCGCGCGAGATCGCCGGGCTCGATCTCTCTTGCGAGATGGAGGTCGCCCAGTTCCCCGGGGGCCACTCCAACCTCACGTATGTTCTCCGCTTCGGCGCCACGGAGCTGGTCTTTCGCCGGCCGCCCCTCGGGCCCGTGGCGCCGACGGCGCACGACATGATGCGCGAGCACCGCTGGCTTGTCGCGCTCCGTCCGGTGTTTCCGCTGGCCCCGCGGCCGTACCTCATCTGCGAGGACGCCGGTATCGTTGGGTCCGTCTTCTACGTGATGGAGCGGCGGCACGGGCTGGTGGTGCGTCATGAAGACGCCGCGAGCTGGGCCGATCGCGGAGACGACTGTCGGCTGGTCAGTCAGGCGCTGGTTGACACCCTGGCCGAGCTTCACGAGATCGACGTCTCGGCGCGCGGCCTCTCCGGCCTCGGCAAGCCTGCCGGTTTCGTGCTGCGGCAGGTCCGCGGCTGGACCGAACGCTGGCAGCGCGCGAAGACGGATGCCGTTCCGGAGATGGACGCCCTCGCGCAGTGGCTGTCGGATGACGTGCCGCCCGAATCCGAGAGGCCCACGATCGTCCACGGCGACTTCAAGCTCGACAACGTGATGCTCGACGAGGCTCAGGTGGGCCGCCTGACGGCGGTGCTGGACTGGGAGATGTGCGCGCTCGGGGACCCGCTCGTGGACCTCGGCATCCTGCTCGCCTACTGGCCGCCCTCGGCACCCGGGGCCCGCCCGCCGCGGACGGACCCCTCCGGGTGGCTCAACCGCGACGAGATCGTGGCGCGCTACGCGGCACAAAGCGGGCGTGACGTCTCGAGGGTCCGCTACTACGAGACGTTCGCGCTCTTCAAGGTCGCCGTGGTGCTCCAGCAGATCTTCTACCGCTACGCGCGCGGCCAGACCAACGATGCCCGATTCGCGAGCTTCGGGGAGCACGTCGCGGCTCTGGCGCGCGAGGCGAGCTTGCGGGCTCGGGAGCAGGCGTGAAAGCCCTCGTGTGCCGCCAGTACGGCCCGCCGGAATCCCTGACCATCGAGGCGCTGCCCTCACCCGAGCCCGGACCCGGGGAGGTCGTGGTCAGGGTGAAGGCGGCGAGCCTGAACTTCCCGGACGTGCTGATCATCCAGGACAAGTACCAGTTGAAGCCGCCGCTGCCTTTCTCGCCGGGCAGCGAGCTGGCGGGCGTAGTGGAGAGGGTGGGGGCTGGAGTGGAGGGCGTGAAGCGCGGCGACCCGGTGCTCGCCGTCATCGGTTACGGCGCCTTCGCGGAGGAGGTCAGGGTCGAGGTCGGACGCCTTGTGCCGATCCCCCAGGGCATGGATTTCGTGACCGCGGCCGCGTTCCTGCTGACCTACGGCACCTGCGATCACGCCCTGCGCGACCGGGGGCGTCTGGCCGCCGGCGAGACGTTGCTCGTGCTCGGCGCCGCGGGCGGAGTCGGCATCGCCGCGATCGAGATCGGCAAGGCCCTCGGCGCCCGCGTCATTGCCGGTGCCTCCAGCGACGAGAAGCTCGCGGCCTGCCGTGAGCACGGCGCCGACGCCACGATCGACTACGCGAGGGGGGAGGTGCGGGAACGGATCAAGGAGCTCACGGGAGGCAAGGGCGTGGACGTGGTGCTCGACCCCGTCGGCGGGTCGCTGACCGAGTCGGCTCTGCGCTCCACGGCCTGGCGCGGACGCCTGTTGGTGGTCGGCTTCGCCGGGGGCGAGATCCCGAAGATCCCGCTGAACCTGCCCCTGCTCAAGGGATGCTCCGTCGTCGGCGTCTTCTGGGGGGACTTCGCGCGCCGGGAGCGCGCGGCCTTCGCGGAGAGCGTGGCCCAACTCGGCCGCTGGTACGGCGAGGGAAGGCTCAGGCCCCACGTCTCCGCGACATTCCCGCTCGAGCGCGCGGTCGACGCGCTCAACCTGCTGGCGGCGCGCAAGGTCACCGGCAAGCTGGTGCTCACCGTGGCCAACTAGGCCACCTCAGCGACAGGCCTCGAAGAGGGCCGCCGCGCCCTGGCCGCCACCCACGCACATCGTCACCACGCCGTAGCGTGCCTGGCGGCGCCGCATCTCGTTCGCGATCGTCCCTACCAGGCGCGAGCCCGTCATGCCGAACGGATGGCCGATCGCGATCGAGCCGCCGTTGACGTTGAGCCGGTCCATGTCGAGGCCGAGCCGGTCACGGCAATACACCACCTGCGACGCGAAGGCCTCGTTGAGCTCCCACAGGTCGATGTCCTGCACGCGCAGGCCGTGCTTCTTGAGGAGCTTCGGCACCGCGAACACCGGACCGATGCCCATCTCGTCGGGCTCGCACGCGGCCACCGCGTAGCCGCGGAATACCAACTGGGGCCGGATGCCGAGCGCCTGCGCGCGGTTTATTGACATGACCACGGTCGCGGATGCACCGTCCGAGAGCTGCGAGGAATTGCCCGCCGTGACGCTGCCCTCCCCGCTCGTCGTGTCGAACGCCGGCGGCAGCCTCGACAGGCCTTCGAGCGTGGTGTCCGGCCGGTTGCACTCGTCGCGCTCCACTATGTGGTCCTCCTCGCCGATCGCTTCCCTGGACTTGTTGTCGAGCACCGCGCGGCGGACCTGGATCGGCGCCAGCTCGTCGCTCCAGAGGCCGTGCTGCTGGGCGCGGGCCGTGCGCTGCTGGCTGGCGAGAGCCAGCTCGTCTTGCGCCCGGCGGCTGATCTTGTAGCGCTTGGCCACCACTTCGGCGGTCTCGCCCATCGCGATGTAGAGGCCGGGATGGCGCTCCTCGACCCACGGGTTGGGCGAGGCGTCCCGCTCCATCATCGTGATCGACTCGACGCCGCCCCCGATCGCGGCCTCGACTCCTTCCTGAAGCACCATGTGCGCGGCCTGGACGATGGCCTGGAGGCCGGAGTTGCAGAAGCGGTTCACGGTAACGCCGGGCGTCGTCACGGGTAGGCCGGCGCGCAGGGCGGCGACGCGCGCTATGTTGTGCCCGGCCGGCCCGTGAGGCTGACCGCAGCCGAGGATGACCTCCTCGATCTCTTCCTTGCCGAGCTGCGGGACCTTGGCAAGGGCGTGGCGGATGCAGTGCGCGGCCAGATCGTCCGGCCGCGTCATGTTGAAGGACCCGCGATGCGACTTCGCCATCGGCGTCCGGCTGCTTGCGACGATCACCGCCTCTCTCATGGCCTCACATCCTCGCGGGTCCAGGCCCCCTTAGGGTGCGCGCCCTCCGTGCCACACGCGCATCGGCCTAGAAGCTCAGCTTCGCCGCGAGCTGGACCTGCCGCGGGGGCAGGGTCAAGGTGTAGTGGCCGTACGCAGGGGCCGGGTTCGACGGGAAGGCCCCCGAGCCAAAGATCACAAAGGACGACTGGTTGGTGTCCTCGATGAAGTTGGCGCGGTCGAAGACGTTGAACACATCCACAATCGCCTCGATCGCTCCGCTCTTTCCGAACTTGAATTTCTTGCTGAGGCGCACGTCCAAGTTGATTTGCTTCTCCGTGGTCCCGCTGTTCCTACCCACGGCCGTGGACGCGTCCAGCGGGTTCGTGCGAGCTCGGTCGGGCGGGAAGGCCCCGCCGTCTCCGTCCCGGTCGAGGTCGGTGCCGGCCAGAGGCGTGAAGGGGCGTCCAGACGCGGCGGTGAAGATGGTGGAGAACTGGATGTCCCACGGGAACTGGTAGACCCCCGAGAGGACGAAGCGGTGGCGCTGATCGTGGGTCGCGGGCCCACGCTCTAGGTTCGGGTTGAAGTTCAGGGGCAAGCCGAACTTGTCGTTGGGATTCCGGCCCTCACCGTTGTTCTGGGGGAGGAACTGGCTCTGGAAGTCGGTGGAGTTGTCCTCGGCCTTGCCCAGTGTGTAAGAAGCCAGGAACTGGTAGTTGTGGCTGAAGCGCTTGGAGAGCGACACCGTCACGCCCTTGTACCAGGTCTGGCCGAAGGCGGTGTACTGGAGCACGGACGCCGAGGTCCCTGCGATGCCTCCGTTCACGCACGGCCGTGACGGGATCGCAGCGCACGGAAGGTCGTTGGGACGCCGACCGGCGCCCAGCTTGGCAGGCAGGACGGGGTTGTAGTCGAGGGTCCCCACCTGATTGAAACCGCGGACATAGACGCCATTGACCGCGAGCGCGAAGTCCGCCCCCAGTGCCCGGTCGAAGCCCACGGCCACCTGGTTCGCGTAGGGGGTCTTGAGACTCGGGTCGAGACCGAACACGGTCGAGAAGTAGGTGCCGCCAAGCAAGGCCTTGGCTTGACTCTCGGAGAGCACGTGACCCGGGGCGTTCCATGCGTTTTGAGCCAGGGCAAACGGCAGGACCAGTATCCGGACGCCGCTGGCGCCGTTGAGGAGAGTCGTCACGGCGGGAATGGCCTGGATGATGTTGTCGTAGAACTTCCCGTACGACGCGTGGAGCGATGTCTTCCCGTCCCCCGCGAGGTCGTAGGCCAGGCCCAGGCGCGGGGCGACGTTGTCGCCGTCGCTCGGAGTGTCATAGGTGAACCTGGTACCCCCGACATCGGGGAGGTTGTAGGTGTAGGCGGGCAGGACCTGGCGCTGGTAGCGCACGCCCGGCTTTAGGGTCAGACGCCCGAGCCTCCACTCATCCTGCGCGAAGAGAGAGACGTCCTGGTAGGTCGCGTCAGCATAGTTCGATGTCCCGTAACCCTGGATGTAGGCGGCGGGGCGCCCGGCTTGCAGAGCAGCGACGGCGGTGGGGAACAGGCCGGGTATCGCGGCAAAGATGTACCGCCCCCCGAAGTAGAGGGGGAGCGTATTTCCAGAGCTCGGATTGGTGACACGGTTGTACTCGGCGCCGACCTTGAAGTGGTGGCGGCCGCCGACGAAGCTCAGCGTGTCCAGGAGCTGCGTCCGGTTGTTCAGGCGGAGAGCGGGCGAGAAACGCTGGCGCCCCACGGTGGCGAAACCGGTGATGTCCAGGGTGGGTCCTCCCTGGTTCTCCGCTGTGCAGCCTCCCCCGCAGCGAGGGTCGAGGGAGTCGATGTCCTGGCTCTCGTGGGCGTACTGCGCGCGGACCTCGTTGATCCAGCGGTTGGAGAGGATGTCGGTCTCGGAACCGGACAAGGACCAGTCGGTGCGGCGTTGCACCGTAGCCGCGCTCTTGGCTACGCTGCCGCCGAAGTCGTCGATGCCGTCCCTGGTGACGTCCGCGAAGTTCCCCCGCAGGGTCAAGAAGTGGTCCGGGGTCCAGTGATGGTCGACCTTCGCGAAGACCTCGGTGTTCTTGAAGCTCAGCGGGTTGTTGCCCAATTCAACCGGGAAGCCCAGGCCGTTCAGGACCGCGGCCGCCCGCGGGTCGATGACCACCAGCCTGGCGTCCTTGATGTCGGTCCGCTCGAAGGACAGGAAGAAGAACGTCTTGTCCTTCTTGAGGGGTCCGCCCAGCGTGGCCCCTTCTTGCTTCTGATTGTAAGGGGCCTTCTCGGAGTTGATGGGGTTTCCGAAGATGTCGAACTTGTCGAAGTAATTCTTGGAGTTCAACGCCGTGTCGCGGAAGTAGAAGAAGGCGTTGCCGTGGAACTCGTTGGTCCCACTCTTGGTCACGATGTTGACGACGCCTCCCGAGGCCTTCCCGAACTCCGCCGAAAAGGAATCGGTGAGGACCTGGAATTCGCGGATGGCTTCCTGGCTGAAGACGGCCCGGACCGCCCCTACGGTCGGGTCATTGTTG
It contains:
- a CDS encoding thiolase family protein → MREAVIVASSRTPMAKSHRGSFNMTRPDDLAAHCIRHALAKVPQLGKEEIEEVILGCGQPHGPAGHNIARVAALRAGLPVTTPGVTVNRFCNSGLQAIVQAAHMVLQEGVEAAIGGGVESITMMERDASPNPWVEERHPGLYIAMGETAEVVAKRYKISRRAQDELALASQQRTARAQQHGLWSDELAPIQVRRAVLDNKSREAIGEEDHIVERDECNRPDTTLEGLSRLPPAFDTTSGEGSVTAGNSSQLSDGASATVVMSINRAQALGIRPQLVFRGYAVAACEPDEMGIGPVFAVPKLLKKHGLRVQDIDLWELNEAFASQVVYCRDRLGLDMDRLNVNGGSIAIGHPFGMTGSRLVGTIANEMRRRQARYGVVTMCVGGGQGAAALFEACR
- a CDS encoding carboxypeptidase regulatory-like domain-containing protein, whose product is MRSRIAALLLLLIPFVLPPGALAQARLTGADLQGTIKDESGAGVPGATVTATNLATNVARVVLTDGKGHYFIGALPPGTYRITVSPTGFATQTREGLTLLLGQAVDMDFTLKLAGGKEEVTVTAEAPVVDPSQTAVQSVVGQQQIDNLPINGRNFIGFSVITPGVAPDRTPQQGASATSGLSFTGQRARSNNIMVDGLDNNDPTVGAVRAVFSQEAIREFQVLTDSFSAEFGKASGGVVNIVTKSGTNEFHGNAFFYFRDTALNSKNYFDKFDIFGNPINSEKAPYNQKQEGATLGGPLKKDKTFFFLSFERTDIKDARLVVIDPRAAAVLNGLGFPVELGNNPLSFKNTEVFAKVDHHWTPDHFLTLRGNFADVTRDGIDDFGGSVAKSAATVQRRTDWSLSGSETDILSNRWINEVRAQYAHESQDIDSLDPRCGGGCTAENQGGPTLDITGFATVGRQRFSPALRLNNRTQLLDTLSFVGGRHHFKVGAEYNRVTNPSSGNTLPLYFGGRYIFAAIPGLFPTAVAALQAGRPAAYIQGYGTSNYADATYQDVSLFAQDEWRLGRLTLKPGVRYQRQVLPAYTYNLPDVGGTRFTYDTPSDGDNVAPRLGLAYDLAGDGKTSLHASYGKFYDNIIQAIPAVTTLLNGASGVRILVLPFALAQNAWNAPGHVLSESQAKALLGGTYFSTVFGLDPSLKTPYANQVAVGFDRALGADFALAVNGVYVRGFNQVGTLDYNPVLPAKLGAGRRPNDLPCAAIPSRPCVNGGIAGTSASVLQYTAFGQTWYKGVTVSLSKRFSHNYQFLASYTLGKAEDNSTDFQSQFLPQNNGEGRNPNDKFGLPLNFNPNLERGPATHDQRHRFVLSGVYQFPWDIQFSTIFTAASGRPFTPLAGTDLDRDGDGGAFPPDRARTNPLDASTAVGRNSGTTEKQINLDVRLSKKFKFGKSGAIEAIVDVFNVFDRANFIEDTNQSSFVIFGSGAFPSNPAPAYGHYTLTLPPRQVQLAAKLSF